Within the Corallococcus exiguus genome, the region GACCGCGCCAGCCGGTGCTCGCGCGCCCTCGCGTCCTGCAGCTGAATCCGCCACGGCTGCGCCTCCCAGCGCGCCGCGCCCTCGACGTTCGCCACCAGCTCCCGCCCGCCCTGCGTCCGCGATTCCATCGCTCGCATCATCCGTGCCCCCTCTTCCATCAAGACCTGGGTCCAACCACGGGCGTGACCGGCAGCCTTCCTCCCGTCCACGAGCAGGGCTCGCGAATGAGCGGCTTTCCGGAAAAGACGCACTCCACCTGTTTTCTTGCCCGCCCGGAGGGATGCTTGGACTGTCATTCGCGGACGCTCCCGTGCAGGTGGGAAAGCCTCTCGCCGGCGCCGTCTCCAACCCGCCGGCGAGAGGTCACCGGGGCGACCGGTGCCTTCCTGCTTTGAGGGATTGTCACGAAGCGGTGCGAGTGGATTCTCGGACCCCGGTGCGAGGCGGGATGTTCACGTGGGGACAGTGAGCGGCCCTCGCGACGTATTGGGTCGGAGCCCGTCTCTCACGCATCGTTCGCAGTCCGGTTCCGGGGGACGGGGTGGTCGACCGCGTCTTTGTCGGGACCGCCACGGCCTTCCGGGGGGAAGCCACCATGTCGAACCTGCTCGACCTGCCGCGTCAGGCATTGATGGACCTGCGCTCGCGTCTCAGCCACCTGCCGCTCGTGTCCCATCTCCACCGTCGGCACGCGCCCAACAGCCTGTCCCTGTCCAGTCCGGCGCCGCAGGACTCCGTGCTGGCGGATCCTCAACGCGTGGAGATGTGGCGCCGCGCGGTGGAGCGCTACGTGCGCCCCAACCAGGTGGTGGTGGACGTGAAGGCCGGCACCGGCCTGCGCACCTTCCTCGCCGCGCACCAGAACCCGCGCAAGCTGTACGCGGTGGATGACTCGCGTCTGTTGGACACCACTCAATGGGTGGCCCGACGCAACGGCCTGGACCGCATCGCCTTCGTGCGCGAGCCCACCTGGCACTTCCAGCCGCAGGAGAAGGCGGACGTGCTGCTGCATGAGCTGTTGGGAGATGCGCTGCTCGACGCGGGGCTCGTGCCCCGGATGCTGGATTTGCGCTCGCGCCTGCTCAAGCCCGGCGGCCGCATCCTCCCCAACCGCTTCGAGGTCTACGTGGAGCCCGTGCAGCTGCGCGAGGAGGCGTGTGTCCCGTTCATCTGGACGCAGCACCTGCCCCATGTGGACTTCCGGTGCCTCCAGTCGCTGCGCGAGGCGATGAGCCCGTCGTACTTCACGCGGCTGGTGCGCTCCTACGAAGTGGACCACCTGCTGTGCGAGCCGGAGCCCGTGTTCGGGTTCGACCTGGAGACGATGCGCGCGGAGGGGCTGCCCTCGCGCGTGCGCATCCAGCGGCCGGTGGAGGAGGACGGGCGGGTGGATGGCTTCTGCCTGTTCTACAAGGTCGCCTTCGACGCGGAGCTGGCCTTCGACGTGTCGCCCATGCGCGAGCGCAACACCACGGCGATGACGCTCCTTCGCGTGGAGCCTC harbors:
- a CDS encoding SAM-dependent methyltransferase; this translates as MSNLLDLPRQALMDLRSRLSHLPLVSHLHRRHAPNSLSLSSPAPQDSVLADPQRVEMWRRAVERYVRPNQVVVDVKAGTGLRTFLAAHQNPRKLYAVDDSRLLDTTQWVARRNGLDRIAFVREPTWHFQPQEKADVLLHELLGDALLDAGLVPRMLDLRSRLLKPGGRILPNRFEVYVEPVQLREEACVPFIWTQHLPHVDFRCLQSLREAMSPSYFTRLVRSYEVDHLLCEPEPVFGFDLETMRAEGLPSRVRIQRPVEEDGRVDGFCLFYKVAFDAELAFDVSPMRERNTTAMTLLRVEPREFNRYDTLDFELELPNPSDPRTWRWQFT